From the genome of Parazoarcus communis, one region includes:
- a CDS encoding ribonuclease HI family protein: protein MVPTPSPGETGDCWLGWFDGAALPNPGKLGLGVVLQSPDGSRVEFSERGEGTGCSNEAELQAVCAALSLAHAAGVQRLVLCGDSDFAVRHAAGSAHTAVPRLTALIARVQALAGLFEAIEWQWVPRYRNGDADRLSRGALGLVHKPAPHPGKALAAKRRQRKR from the coding sequence ATGGTCCCCACGCCGTCGCCTGGCGAAACCGGGGACTGTTGGCTGGGCTGGTTCGATGGCGCCGCGCTGCCCAACCCCGGCAAGCTTGGTCTTGGTGTTGTCTTGCAATCGCCCGATGGCAGTCGTGTGGAGTTCTCCGAGCGCGGAGAGGGCACAGGGTGCAGCAACGAGGCGGAACTGCAGGCCGTGTGCGCCGCGCTCTCCCTCGCACATGCAGCGGGTGTGCAGCGCCTGGTGCTGTGTGGCGACAGCGATTTTGCAGTACGTCATGCGGCGGGCAGCGCCCACACGGCAGTGCCAAGGCTGACGGCGCTCATCGCCAGGGTTCAGGCTTTGGCCGGGTTGTTTGAGGCGATTGAGTGGCAGTGGGTGCCGCGGTATCGTAACGGTGACGCGGACCGGCTTTCGCGTGGGGCACTTGGTCTCGTACACAAGCCTGCGCCGCACCCGGGGAAAGCGCTGGCGGCCAAGCGCCGGCAGCGCAAGCGCTGA
- a CDS encoding diguanylate cyclase domain-containing protein has product MKGPPLRRSRSTQVLLRFPIIFSAYWLAWQAASLFEVYPNVSAFYASAGLTVCFTMAHGLIGVPALYLSIVAVRILDLPAPGFSAIVLLDPIREICVYGLVGAHLRQYWTRPNYRFSLPIAVRVIYSAFLASLSSALLATRTPALGSTPAELLGTTVLSFWGGDFAGVMITVPAFMILYRIFSPPLNGGSMNLIDALRTARALSLVIYPLLGLSIALFSVALPALLEVDTRIAILILFPVVLAGLSRGTIVGFLVATVSCATLLVAGSALGFNINEPIEIQLILALAVALGLMAGASHDDKEHAWTLATFDAVTGLPNRYMVMDRLEDALTSARRTKTTVAVMYIDLDHFKEVNDTLGHHAGDNLLKQAGERIRNAVRRSDTVARIGGDEFVVVLSSVDSIEGADHVARNVLSALEQPFSLGARMVTISASIGVAVHSITSQTTDDVLRQADHAMYQAKSGGRNRIYHSSTPCAGTAFVLGELRSSTSN; this is encoded by the coding sequence ATGAAGGGTCCGCCTCTCAGAAGATCGCGCTCGACGCAGGTATTGCTGCGCTTTCCCATCATCTTCTCCGCCTACTGGCTCGCGTGGCAGGCAGCCAGCCTGTTCGAGGTCTATCCAAACGTCAGCGCATTCTATGCATCAGCCGGGCTGACGGTCTGCTTCACGATGGCGCACGGCCTGATCGGCGTCCCTGCGCTCTATCTCTCGATTGTCGCGGTGCGGATACTGGACCTTCCTGCTCCCGGCTTCAGCGCCATCGTTCTGCTTGACCCGATACGCGAGATCTGTGTTTACGGTCTGGTTGGCGCGCATCTGCGCCAATACTGGACGCGCCCCAATTACCGGTTCTCTCTGCCAATTGCGGTCCGAGTCATCTACAGCGCCTTCCTGGCGAGCCTGTCGTCCGCCCTGCTGGCGACCCGAACTCCTGCGCTCGGCAGCACGCCAGCCGAACTGCTTGGCACCACAGTGCTGTCGTTCTGGGGCGGGGATTTCGCCGGCGTCATGATCACCGTCCCCGCTTTCATGATTCTGTATCGTATCTTCAGCCCCCCGCTGAACGGCGGCAGCATGAACCTCATTGACGCCCTTCGGACAGCGCGGGCACTGTCGCTGGTGATCTACCCCCTGCTCGGCCTGTCCATTGCCTTGTTCTCGGTTGCCTTGCCGGCCCTGCTTGAGGTCGACACACGCATCGCCATCCTCATCCTATTCCCTGTCGTACTGGCAGGACTGTCCCGCGGCACGATTGTCGGATTCCTGGTGGCCACTGTATCGTGTGCAACCCTCCTCGTTGCCGGTTCAGCTCTCGGCTTCAACATCAACGAACCCATTGAGATCCAGTTGATTCTGGCGCTTGCAGTCGCCCTCGGCCTGATGGCGGGCGCCTCCCACGATGACAAGGAACATGCCTGGACGCTCGCCACCTTCGACGCGGTGACCGGCCTCCCCAATCGCTACATGGTGATGGACCGGCTTGAGGACGCGCTCACGAGTGCTCGCCGTACCAAGACCACCGTGGCGGTGATGTACATCGACCTTGACCACTTCAAGGAGGTCAACGACACGCTCGGTCATCACGCGGGTGACAACTTGTTGAAGCAGGCAGGGGAGCGGATCAGAAACGCCGTCCGACGTTCGGATACAGTTGCGCGCATCGGTGGGGATGAATTCGTCGTCGTGCTGTCCTCGGTTGACAGTATCGAAGGGGCAGACCATGTTGCTCGAAACGTCCTGTCCGCGCTGGAGCAACCCTTTTCACTCGGTGCCCGCATGGTGACGATATCCGCCAGTATCGGGGTGGCCGTGCATTCGATCACCAGCCAGACAACCGATGACGTGCTCAGACAGGCAGACCACGCCATGTATCAGGCGAAAAGCGGTGGACGCAACCGCATCTACCATTCATCCACACCGTGCGCAGGCACCGCATTTGTCCTGGGCGAACTGCGTAGCAGCACTTCGAACTGA
- a CDS encoding DUF3750 domain-containing protein, producing the protein MKESTVRGNRWPVRRAIAAVLIAFFVPLVGSTAMHFAGDAQAADWRTARRDSSGLAPDPAVADEAVVQVYAARAVRWRGIFGVHTWIAAKPRGAADYTRFEVMGFGVAHGRSAVRVREGIPDGYWFGSEPELLRDVRGGAEVDALIARLHDAADRYPHANEYRIWPGPNSNTFIAYLGREVPELRLELPPTAIGKDYLPEGALFGAAPSGSGGQVSLFGLLGVMLAAEEGIELSLLGLSIGVDAWPPAIKLPGIGRIGMPEHMPDSERWGVIRIAP; encoded by the coding sequence ATGAAGGAAAGCACCGTCCGTGGAAACAGATGGCCTGTACGCAGAGCGATTGCCGCGGTGCTGATCGCGTTCTTTGTGCCGCTCGTGGGATCGACCGCGATGCATTTTGCCGGGGACGCGCAGGCAGCGGACTGGCGTACTGCACGGCGTGACAGCAGCGGGCTGGCGCCCGACCCGGCTGTGGCGGACGAGGCGGTGGTGCAGGTCTATGCCGCCCGCGCCGTGCGCTGGCGCGGGATTTTCGGTGTGCATACCTGGATTGCCGCAAAGCCTCGCGGTGCTGCGGATTACACACGCTTCGAGGTGATGGGCTTTGGTGTCGCACATGGGCGGAGTGCGGTCCGGGTGCGCGAGGGAATTCCGGACGGCTACTGGTTTGGCAGCGAGCCCGAACTGCTGCGTGATGTGCGCGGTGGAGCCGAGGTGGATGCCTTGATCGCACGCCTGCACGATGCGGCCGACCGCTATCCGCACGCTAACGAATACCGCATCTGGCCCGGCCCCAACAGCAATACCTTCATTGCCTATCTTGGTCGTGAGGTGCCCGAGCTCCGGCTCGAGCTGCCGCCGACGGCGATCGGGAAGGATTATCTGCCGGAAGGTGCCCTGTTCGGCGCCGCACCCAGCGGTTCCGGCGGGCAGGTATCGCTGTTTGGCCTGCTCGGGGTCATGCTTGCGGCTGAGGAAGGGATCGAATTGAGTCTGCTTGGGCTCAGCATCGGGGTGGACGCCTGGCCGCCAGCAATCAAGCTGCCCGGCATCGGCCGTATCGGCATGCCCGAACACATGCCCGACAGCGAGCGCTGGGGTGTCATTCGCATCGCGCCCTGA
- a CDS encoding heavy-metal-associated domain-containing protein, with amino-acid sequence MTVCEFGIIGMRDEQCLRTVTNAIQDLPGITHVEITLASGRATIEFGTFVSEADIRQAVEDAGFATE; translated from the coding sequence ATGACGGTATGTGAATTCGGGATCATCGGCATGCGTGACGAACAGTGTCTGCGCACGGTAACGAACGCAATTCAGGACTTGCCCGGCATTACCCACGTCGAGATCACCCTTGCAAGCGGCAGAGCCACGATCGAGTTCGGCACTTTCGTATCCGAAGCAGACATCCGGCAAGCCGTCGAGGATGCCGGATTCGCCACGGAATAG
- a CDS encoding phasin family protein, whose product MKTSVVESITQAQSSAIESMLMMSKIYLDSTERLTQLNMEALRDSVNEGTAALCALTGVTKGASIKDAQSEIVSPMFERAMAYARNVQALTADTQDQVAQLANARVADLKKAANLSA is encoded by the coding sequence ATGAAGACCTCTGTTGTCGAGAGTATTACCCAAGCGCAAAGCAGCGCAATTGAATCCATGCTGATGATGTCGAAGATCTATCTGGATTCGACCGAACGCCTGACGCAGTTGAACATGGAGGCGCTGCGGGATTCGGTCAATGAGGGAACGGCCGCATTGTGCGCGCTGACGGGCGTTACGAAAGGCGCTTCGATCAAGGATGCTCAGTCAGAGATTGTTTCTCCGATGTTTGAGCGCGCGATGGCCTATGCCCGCAATGTCCAGGCGCTCACCGCTGACACCCAGGATCAGGTTGCGCAGCTTGCCAATGCGCGGGTGGCCGATCTGAAGAAGGCCGCGAACTTGAGCGCATGA
- the ribA gene encoding GTP cyclohydrolase II — MRQAERAIFDLRRGVPVLLRDDEGDTLIAPVEGFGATALEEARVLTGSAPALVLSRHRLASLGVEVSDVSATQHFDSAHAPGFPLLTQFALGRASVLPKTPRIAPVRSTAAERAGLLLMRHAQLVPAALAFAVSAGQAEAVAQHLADGSLLVVKVTSAIELCETGPGQLRRVSDARVPLAKLGDARFVLFREEDGVREHVAIVLGERENWADAVPVRVHSSCLTGDIFGSQRCDCGAQLRNGLTTICSMGGGVMLYLAQEGRGIGLANKLRAYRLQDEGLDTIDADQVIGFSKDERDYRIAQQMLDDLGIPRIELLTNNPEKVSALRKAGIDVVSRRALFGQLNDHNQHYLRTKADRHGHLLEELLARPEVPGDLPETDSAACIASGRK; from the coding sequence ATGCGCCAAGCAGAGCGCGCCATTTTTGATTTGCGCCGCGGCGTGCCCGTCTTGTTGCGGGACGACGAGGGCGATACGCTGATCGCGCCGGTCGAGGGCTTTGGCGCCACCGCACTGGAGGAGGCTCGTGTGCTTACCGGCTCCGCGCCGGCACTGGTGCTGTCACGCCATCGTCTGGCGAGCCTCGGTGTCGAGGTCAGCGATGTGTCGGCCACCCAGCACTTCGATTCGGCGCATGCGCCCGGCTTCCCGCTGCTGACCCAGTTCGCACTCGGACGTGCTTCCGTATTGCCCAAGACGCCGCGTATCGCGCCTGTGCGTTCGACCGCTGCGGAGCGTGCAGGTCTGCTGCTGATGCGGCACGCGCAACTGGTGCCGGCTGCGCTTGCCTTTGCCGTGAGTGCGGGACAAGCGGAAGCGGTTGCGCAGCACCTTGCCGACGGTTCGCTGCTGGTCGTGAAGGTGACTTCTGCGATCGAGTTGTGTGAAACCGGCCCCGGACAGCTCAGGCGCGTCAGCGATGCGCGTGTTCCGCTCGCGAAGCTGGGCGACGCGCGCTTCGTGCTGTTTCGCGAAGAGGACGGCGTGCGCGAGCATGTTGCCATCGTGCTTGGTGAGCGCGAGAACTGGGCCGACGCGGTTCCGGTGCGGGTGCATTCGTCCTGCCTGACCGGCGATATCTTTGGCAGCCAGCGTTGCGACTGCGGGGCGCAGTTGCGCAACGGTCTCACCACCATCTGTTCGATGGGTGGCGGGGTGATGCTCTATCTTGCCCAGGAAGGGCGGGGGATCGGACTGGCCAACAAGCTGAGAGCATATCGGCTGCAGGACGAAGGTCTGGATACGATCGACGCCGACCAGGTGATCGGTTTCAGCAAGGATGAGCGCGACTACCGGATCGCACAGCAGATGCTCGACGATCTCGGCATTCCGCGCATCGAACTGCTGACGAACAATCCGGAGAAGGTGAGTGCCCTGCGCAAGGCCGGCATCGACGTCGTCAGCCGCCGTGCGCTTTTCGGCCAGCTCAACGACCACAACCAGCACTACCTGCGCACCAAGGCGGATCGGCACGGGCATCTGCTCGAAGAATTGCTGGCGCGCCCGGAGGTGCCAGGCGACCTGCCGGAGACCGATTCGGCGGCGTGTATCGCCAGCGGGCGGAAGTGA
- a CDS encoding PAS domain S-box protein — protein MASTPCDGFTKNKILAAIPDTERKRLLTDIDCVHLELGQNLYEPAGANEYIYFPKTCVASLVFSAGDGTSAGLATVGNSGLIGLPLLLSGESSVHHAVVHLPGEACRISAEILRWEFSQDQPLQRIIMRYAQALMSQLAQSAVCNRLHTVDQQLCRWLLLSLDRVEGNELHITQGLIANMLGVRREGISEAASKLQAMGLIQYRRGNITILDRSGIEARACECYAVVKGEYDRMLSGLPHHRPGRRVRANPANLRRRAEDRRQSREFALPKLDASDDRLVHELQVRKIELEIQQEELELAYSQANELNKRYADLYDFAPVGYVTIDGAGTIIEINLSAAILLGLKRSEACQHQFAEVVTPGKRATFNLFVEQVRTSQKQITCELPLIPTERRPKAFIRIQAVTDDNGHECRMVIFDITAERLAEEKVRERDYYQRALLDNFPFMVWLKDEQSRFLAVNTPFARNYGWSCAADLVGKTDFDTTTPSLAESYRADDQEVLRSGSPKNVEEPIESNGVLRWYETYKSPVSIDERRIGTVGFARDVTERKNAQVALAESEHRYRSLIEHLPISLIITQNKIIRHINPRAASLLGYTTTECAEKSILDFVFRDDHHGIETVHVLYLDASSSPQEHDARILSRDGRVIECHWYMSSVMWEGKPAALNVLEDVTERRRVEAKLRMLASTDTLTGLGSRRHFIDRAEEALSQLHRDPSRPVSLMVLDLDRFKTINDQLGHAAGDTILRLFADSLRQELRKSDTAGRLGGDEFAVLLPGTSLATAGLFAERLRSRFASESAVIESKKIFATVSIGIAAMAATDTSVHDPLARADRALYLAKTRNRNRVEFAPD, from the coding sequence TTGGCTTCTACACCCTGCGATGGCTTCACCAAGAACAAGATTCTTGCAGCCATTCCCGACACTGAGCGCAAGCGTCTGCTCACGGACATCGACTGCGTTCACCTTGAGTTAGGTCAGAATCTGTACGAGCCCGCCGGGGCGAATGAATACATCTACTTCCCGAAGACCTGCGTCGCGTCACTGGTCTTTTCGGCCGGCGACGGCACGTCTGCGGGCCTGGCAACAGTCGGCAATTCCGGCCTCATCGGACTGCCCCTGCTCTTGAGTGGAGAGTCGTCCGTCCACCATGCGGTGGTCCATCTTCCGGGCGAAGCCTGCCGGATCAGCGCCGAGATCCTGCGCTGGGAGTTCTCCCAGGACCAGCCTCTCCAGAGAATCATCATGCGCTATGCTCAGGCCTTGATGAGCCAGTTGGCGCAAAGCGCCGTGTGCAACCGACTGCATACCGTAGACCAGCAGCTTTGCCGTTGGCTGCTTCTCAGTCTTGACCGCGTGGAGGGAAATGAGCTCCATATCACCCAGGGGCTCATTGCCAACATGCTCGGCGTGCGCCGCGAGGGCATATCCGAGGCTGCAAGTAAGCTTCAGGCCATGGGCCTGATCCAGTATCGCCGCGGCAACATCACCATTCTTGACCGAAGCGGCATCGAAGCTCGCGCGTGTGAATGCTACGCCGTCGTCAAAGGCGAATACGACCGCATGTTGAGCGGGCTTCCTCACCACCGGCCAGGCAGAAGGGTGCGGGCGAACCCCGCGAACCTTCGCCGCCGCGCGGAGGACCGCCGACAGTCCCGCGAATTCGCGCTGCCAAAGCTCGACGCAAGTGACGATCGCCTGGTCCACGAACTGCAGGTTCGCAAGATCGAACTGGAGATACAGCAGGAAGAACTCGAACTTGCCTATAGCCAGGCCAACGAGCTCAACAAACGTTATGCCGACCTCTATGACTTCGCCCCTGTCGGCTATGTCACCATCGATGGCGCCGGGACAATCATCGAGATCAACCTCTCCGCCGCCATCCTGCTCGGCCTGAAACGGTCGGAAGCCTGTCAGCACCAGTTTGCAGAAGTTGTTACCCCGGGAAAACGTGCCACGTTCAACCTCTTTGTCGAGCAGGTTCGAACCAGTCAGAAGCAGATTACCTGCGAACTCCCACTGATTCCCACCGAGCGACGACCCAAGGCTTTCATCCGCATACAGGCGGTTACCGACGACAACGGTCACGAGTGTCGCATGGTGATCTTCGACATTACCGCCGAGCGCCTGGCAGAAGAGAAAGTCCGAGAAAGGGATTACTACCAGCGCGCCTTGCTCGACAACTTCCCGTTCATGGTGTGGCTGAAGGATGAGCAGAGCCGGTTTCTCGCAGTCAACACGCCGTTTGCGAGGAACTATGGCTGGAGTTGCGCAGCAGACCTCGTGGGGAAAACCGACTTCGACACCACCACCCCCTCACTCGCGGAGAGTTACCGCGCAGACGACCAGGAGGTGCTGCGTTCGGGCTCTCCCAAGAACGTCGAAGAGCCGATCGAGTCGAACGGCGTCCTTCGCTGGTACGAAACCTACAAATCGCCAGTATCAATCGATGAACGACGCATCGGAACCGTGGGTTTCGCGCGCGACGTGACGGAGCGCAAGAACGCACAGGTCGCACTCGCAGAATCGGAACATCGCTACCGAAGCCTGATCGAACACCTGCCAATAAGCCTGATCATCACTCAGAACAAGATCATCCGCCACATCAACCCCAGAGCGGCCAGTCTGCTTGGCTATACGACAACCGAGTGCGCCGAGAAATCGATTCTCGACTTTGTGTTCAGGGATGATCATCACGGCATCGAGACGGTCCACGTTCTGTACCTCGACGCATCCTCTTCGCCGCAGGAGCATGACGCCCGGATCCTTTCCCGAGATGGGCGAGTGATCGAATGTCATTGGTACATGAGCTCGGTCATGTGGGAAGGCAAACCTGCCGCACTGAACGTGCTTGAGGATGTCACCGAACGCCGGCGCGTGGAAGCCAAACTGCGCATGCTCGCGAGCACCGACACCCTTACGGGCCTTGGAAGCCGCCGTCATTTCATCGACCGCGCCGAGGAGGCCCTGTCTCAGCTCCACAGGGATCCCAGCAGACCCGTTTCGCTGATGGTGCTCGACCTTGATCGTTTCAAGACAATCAACGACCAACTGGGCCATGCTGCCGGCGACACGATCTTGCGATTGTTCGCTGATTCCCTGCGCCAGGAACTGCGCAAAAGTGACACGGCGGGGCGCCTCGGCGGTGACGAATTCGCGGTCCTCCTGCCGGGGACAAGTCTTGCCACAGCAGGCCTGTTCGCCGAGCGCCTGAGATCCAGGTTCGCCAGTGAGTCTGCTGTCATCGAGAGCAAGAAGATCTTCGCCACGGTCAGTATCGGCATCGCAGCAATGGCCGCAACCGACACATCCGTGCATGACCCACTGGCACGCGCTGACCGCGCCCTGTACCTTGCAAAGACCCGCAACCGAAATCGGGTCGAGTTCGCACCGGACTGA